A genomic region of Leishmania braziliensis MHOM/BR/75/M2904 complete genome, chromosome 33 contains the following coding sequences:
- a CDS encoding ABC transporter family-like protein, with translation MSCKLLVYLSPLPALQVLISAITCLSSTCAASLRELLWLSQLRKGVPLSASVVVLTLVVTGLRLSKSLYFGNGVYLRHRAIFLEKIRAIVLRWEASCVTEVAACCADVDGQATVVLARYVGWRAANRICAWWAEEVAADVSSSQAPVASSVSFSGIVPSVAFSEDMPLEEMLELAYMADAVLRLGEDRRWLERLVTILQYVLLRRVSLMEETQLYRRLRARALFPCHPATRRRRGGVWGDRDMQCRTWAAAWRLHHHPTWLAPHAGGTQFLCLPLSYFPVEAVLPYVACETWLNDRLVRAMLPRWERLCVRLLRQTHNSTSSVQGLNNGARTERMSSKVHYWFLRYTAPLLRTSVEQQRAAARRFCMEELSTAAGYDNTTVSNTPRSSLAFVWRCLIDSCTCSVSTLLTGSTAEGSAVPSAESTKLVRRVVILRAVSQAAVFTLQICYPRLSVRYVTEVAVAGVCAQGERSALSTEITTTNEAVTSPVDTLLSSMAADMGWALVAGAAEVLLSRFTGVTGNQLSMLLADAATRRLQQELLCVDEAFYCRWLRTAPGEAGGMGDTGLTAAPGMRMSPVGMRPARPLITAEDVLAVGRRGGERVIALHDAVVKRSLRYAALIGRVAVTREWRPLLGAAVAAWVDVPALLSLFSVAVGYSTPSDVARLLSRREESLPTRSPVGLRLLLELLVDEESATTIPSATRQRRLPRLRHPYLALIACSSVWTFEHLLGEAKRSVSSLYAHVCQLKAVYAAVGVYQYSVTSVGGDTRAADAIAAMQEDVRCVLYYSVYQMERMCKERYGSDAGAASSLLHPLLDPEETALLQHPSALSYLPAHVDYFDLFSLPYRFVLRQLGLEMVFAYRTAVGMQQESRQMAEEWWTQALFHNAFNPLTSALQEAAQLTASCATVLLLCSKFVDGMWLMSPLPLPVLLQEARAMQTYRDLLRSGVAVQRLEDGVAPLQQLCEYLPRTVVSEASTLRHSPFQDANCSTENLSALQQRRHHWRQVLMVSRPELCFDTDSRIVGGLRLRGGVSWHHVYFAYPQLFVAPRVPDPGQKKPSCSCSVRPTLADACFACPAVGMTAVVGPSGAGKSSLNLLLRRLYDPVAVVELTRGGGMGRSHPDEQLGVYVDINRIGTAADAEDVLVEVLRLALVESALPPPFNYEVAGLPSRFSTADRHSGTSQSSPTTSAPLVHSRRYCLRVQPGYIALDGIPLNLFAATYVRQWLAWLPQTPHVQPRQSFLSNVCGTAMHVTLHDVQKALRVCDCDAFMGERHRTLRDLVGPLSGGEAQRLALARVVAALLARSRVELLQGMPLHDSDGGTGVAAAAVGGLVLDEPTNKLDAISEHHLLAALAALQGIDRVNNSEAGARLPLFIWMISHRMSSLRSAQHMVVVEDGRITASGPSAEVVKTNLFVKTQLRLQQLTEASTSTLIDTTD, from the coding sequence ATGTCGTGCAAATTACTGGTGTATTTGTCGCCGCTTCCTGCCCTGCAAGTGCTCATCAGTGCCATCACATGTCTCTCGTCAACAtgcgctgcctctcttcgtgAATTGCTGTGGCTGTCGCAGCTACGCAAGGGAGTTCCACTGAGTGCCAGTGTTGTGGTGCTTACTCTTGTCGTTACAGGATTGCGACTGAGCAAATCCCTGTACTTTGGGAATGGCGTGTACCTGCGCCACCGGGCCATCTTCCTTGAAAAAATTCGCGCGATTGTGCTGCGGTGGGAGGCGAGTTGCGtgacggaggtggcggcctgTTGCGCCGATGTGGACGGCCAAGCCACTGTCGTGCTCGCCCGCTACGTAGGATGGCGAGCGGCCAACAGGATTTGCGCGTGGTGGGCAGAGGAAGTGGCAGCAGATGTTTCATCATCGCAGGCACCGGTAGCATCGTCGGTATCGTTTTCTGGAATTGTACCGTCTGTGGCCTTCTCCGAAGATATGCCGCTGGAGGAAATGCTCGAGCTCGCCTACATGGCCGACGCCGTTCTGCGACTTGGCGAGGACCGACGGTGGCTAGAACGGCTAGTGACGATCCTTCAATACGTCCTACTCCGCCGCGTCTCTCTGATGGAGGAGACGCAGCTGTACCGACGCCTGCGCGCGCGGGCCCTTTTTCCATGCCACCCTGCGACACGGAGGCGCAGGGGCGGTGTCTGGGGGGATCGGGATATGCAATGCCGCACGTGggctgccgcgtggcgaTTGCACCACCATCCTACCTGGTTGGCACCACACGCCGGCGGCACCCAGTTTCTCTGCCTACCACTCAGCTACTTCCCAGTGGAGGCCGTGCTGCCGTACGTGGCATGCGAGACCTGGCTCAACGACCGTCTGGTGAGAGCAATGCTGCCGCGATGGGAGCGGTTGTGCGTGCGCTTGTTGCGGCAGACGCACAACTCCACATCCTCTGTACAGGGTCTCAATAACGGTGCGCGAACGGAGAGAATGTCAAGCAAGGTGCACTACTGGTTTCTACGCTACACCGCCCCACTCCTGCGTACCAgtgtcgagcagcagcgtgccgccgcccgccGCTTCTGCATGGAGGAGCtgagcaccgctgccggtTACGACAACACCACTGTGAGTAACACTCCCCGCAGTTCTCTTGCGTTCGTGTGGCGGTGTCTTATAGACTCCTGCACGTGCTCCGTATCAACACTATTAACAGGATCGACTGCAGAGGGCAGCGCCGTGCCGAGCGCGGAATCAACCAAGCTTGTGCGCCGCGTGGTGATTCTTCGTGCCGTCTCTCAGGCCGCCGTCTTCACCTTGCAGATCTGCTACCCTCGCCTCTCCGTTCGATATGTCACTGAGGTAGCAGTCGCTGGTGTCTGCGCGCAGGGAGAGCGCAGCGCTCTATCTACAGagatcaccaccaccaacgaAGCGGTAACGTCGCCTGTAGACACGCTGCTGAGCTCTATGGCTGCTGATATGGGATGGGCACTGGTAGCCGGGGCAGCGGAGGTACTGCTGTCGCGCTTCACAGGTGTCACCGGGAACCAGTTGTCGATGCTGCTTGCCGATGCCGCTACGCGACGACTCCAACAAGAGCTGCTTTGTGTCGACGAAGCCTTCTACTGTCGGTGGCTCCGCACCGCGCCTGGTGAGGCAGGCGGTATGGGAGACACCGGTTTGACTGCGGCGCCCGGTATGCGGATGTCTCCCGTTGGCATGCGGCCAGCGCGCCCGCTCATCACAGCCGAAGACGTCCTCGCCGTGGGACGGCGTGGTGGTGAGCGTGTGATCGCCTTGCACGACGCTGTGGTGAAGCGGTCGCTTCGGTATGCTGCACTTATCGGGCGCGTAGCTGTTACACGCGAGTGGCGGCCGCTACTCGGTGCGGCTGTTGCGGCGTGGGTGGATGTACcggcgctgctctccttATTCTCTGTCGCGGTGGGCTATTCGACTCCCTCCGACGTCGCGCGCTTGCTCTCgcgaagggaggagagtCTGCCAACCAGGAGCCCTGTCggtctgcggctgctgttggAGCTCCTTGTGGATGAGGAGAGTGCCACAACAATACCGTCCGCCACACGGCAGAGACGCCTGCCGCGACTGCGGCACCCATACTTGGCGCTCATCGCGTGTTCGAGTGTTTGGACGTTTGAGCACCTCTTAGGGGAGGCAAAACGGAGTGTGTCGAGCCTCTACGCCCATGTGTGCCAACTCAAGGCCGTGTACGCGGCCGTTGGCGTATATCAGTATTCGGTCACATCGGTGGGAGGCGACACAAGGGCGGCAGACGCCATTGCCGCTATGCAGGAGGATGTACGCTGCGTGCTCTACTACAGCGTCTACCAGATGGAGCGCATGTGCAAGGAACGGTATGGCAGTGACGCCGGTGCAGCTTCGTCGCTGCTCCACCCGCTTCTGGACCCTGAGGAGACGGCACTGCTCCAGCATCCAAGCGCGCTTTCCTACCTCCCTGCCCACGTGGACTACTTTgatctcttctctctgccttacCGCTTTGTTCTGCGGCAGCTGGGGCTGGAGATGGTCTTTGCCTACCGAACCGCAGTGGGCATGCAGCAGGAGTCGCGACAAATGGCTGAGGAATGGTGGACACAGGCGCTCTTCCACAACGCCTTCAACCCCCTCAcctcggcgctgcaggaggctgCTCAGCTCACCGCATCTTGTGCgactgtgctgctgctttgttCGAAGTTCGTCGACGGGATGTGGCTGATGTCTCCACTTCCGTTGCCTGTTCTTCTCCAGGAAGCGCGGGCCATGCAAACGTACCGCGATCTCCTGCGCAGTggcgtggcggtgcagcgcctcgaggACGGCGTAgccccactgcagcagctgtgtgAGTACCTGCCCCGCACCGTCGTGTCAGAGGCATCAACCCTGCGGCACTCCCCGTTTCAGGATGCGAACTGCTCCACTGAGAATCTCTccgcgcttcagcagcgccgccaccattgGCGTCAGGTGTTGATGGTGAGTAGACCAGAACTATGCTTTGACACCGACAGCCGCATCGTCGGAGGACTGCGTCTCCGTGGCGGTGTCAGCTGGCATCACGTGTACTTCGCTTACCCTCAGCTGTTTGTCGCCCCGAGAGTACCAGACCCAGGGCAGAAGAAGCCAAGCTGCAGCTGTAGCGTGCGACCCACCCTCGCCGATGCATGCTTTGCATGTCCGGCCGTTGGCATGACGGCCGTGGTTGGTCCAAGTGGTGCGGGTAAGAGCTCGCTcaatctgctgctgcggcgcctctACGACCCGGTTGCTGTAGTGGAGCTCACGCGCGGCGGTGGAATGGGGCGGTCGCATCCCGATGAACAGCTGGGTGTGTATGTTGATATCAACCGCATCGGTACCGCCGCTGACGCAGAGGATGTTCTTGTCGAGGTGCTGCGTCTCGCCCTCGTTGAAAGTgcattgccgccgccgttcaACTACGAAGTGGCAGGGTTGCCGTCTCGTTTCAGTACAGCTGATAGGCATAGCGGCACGTCACAGTCCTCGCCGACGACCTCTGCTCCCCTGGTGCACTCTCGGCGCTACTGTCTCCGAGTGCAACCCGGCTATATCGCCCTTGATGGCATTCCATTAAACCTTTTCGCCGCTACGTACGTGCGTCAGTGGCTTGCCTGGCTGCCGCAGACGCCACATGTGCAACCACGCCAGAGCTTTCTGTCCAATGTGTGCGGCACGGCGATGCACGTCACGCTGCACGACGTACAAAAAgccctgcgcgtgtgtgatTGCGACGCCTTCATGGGGGAGAGACACCGCACTTTGCGAGACCTCGTTGGCCCCTTGAGCGGTGGTGAAGCTCAGCGGTTGGCACTGGCAAGGGTTGTGGCGGCTTTGCTGGCGCGTTCTCGTGTGGAGCTGCTACAGGGCATGCCATTGCACGACAGCGATGGCGGCACGGGagtggcagctgctgcagtagGCGGATTAGTGCTTGACGAGCCGACGAATAAGCTGGATGCCATCAGtgagcaccacctcctcgccgcacTGGCAGCGTTGCAAGGGATAGACAGGGTGAATAATTCGGAGGCAGGGGCACGGTTGCCCCTTTTTATATGGATGATATCGCACCGCATGTCGTCGCTGAGGTCGGCGCAGCACATGGTGGTTGTGGAGGACGGCCGAATCACCGCGAGTGGGCCCTCTGCAGAAGTAGTGAAAACAAATTTATTCGTCAAGACGCAGCTACGGCTACAACAGCTCACGGAGGCGTCGACGTCCACGTTAATCGACACAACTGACTAG
- the TDBP1 gene encoding putative tyrosyl-DNA phosphodiesterase gives MLMSGGGSAQHAEASFPFWTNDVDPFTSVPQCDVAPSCSLLRLRDLFCCDVADTDECWQYILLSSYMTDFRWLLRTVPELSAVTGKLVVLSGEKGTATLRCTTGEPLHSYTATSPLLDRVNPFVASLREHAQTTSAVGTLLSRERLAVLEPPLPIAFGTHHSKMALCVNSRGLRVSIFTANLLEQDWCWKSQGIYVQDFPWKTSAKSSKHDSLDATAGTATTGYSSSNFSGVCPKGIDFAEHLRHYLIQCGVSLAAAFTSLKAAASLAGPLGIFETDFLSHIDFSAAAVWLVSSVPGTHAHGEVSPGYRVGLCRLAEVLRRSPLTMATTPASVDLIWQYSSQGSLNSTFLNTLQAAMCGEAVTVIESGNAPRGVRDVLVVYPTEEEVRNSWEGWRGGGSLPLRVQCCHEFVNNRLHRWGSRAEDHAVEHGLTQPAKGVAAHASREDAVDVDQADSDRDEEATASLVASCAAYRQFALPHIKSYAAVAPDRTCVRWFLLTSANLSQAAWGSVSGKVKKRGLCQQLVRSYELGVLYDSHSAVDPSVWFSVVAKSGIQLPTAHNSRPMLYEVPFGIGPRGVCLYTPYNLLYPTPYASTAALREQRRVSDEGEQAVASVALDCRDVPWVLDMPHRGKDAYGREVEEAFESTVPPPLSKWHPCMHAMTTASLLRARAPCKRTREA, from the coding sequence ATGCTCAtgagtggcggtggctcTGCGCAGCATGCAGAAGCTAGCTTTCCATTTTGGACCAACGACGTAGACCCCTTCACATCCGTGCCACAGTGTGATGTGGCGCCATCGTGCTCCCTACTTCGCCTCCGCGACTTGTTCTGCTGCGATGTCGCCGACACTGACGAGTGTTGGCAGTACATTCTGCTCTCGAGCTACATGACTGACTTTCGATGGCTGCTGAGGACTGTGCCGGAGCTGTCCGCTGTGACAGGGAAGCTGGTGGTGCTAAGCGGCGAGAAAgggacggcgacgctgcgctgcacaaCCGGCGAGCCTTTGCATTCGTATACagcgacgtcgccgctgctggaccGGGTGAACCCTTTCGTGGCGTCATTGCGCGAACATGCGCAGACCACATCTGCTGTAGGCACCCTCCTTTCACGCGAACGCCTTGCCGTTCTCGaaccgccgctgcccatcGCCTTTGGGACGCACCACTCCAAAATGGCGCTTTGCGTCAACAGCCGTGGACTGCGCGTTTCCATCTTCACTGCCAACCTCCTCGAGCAAGACTGGTGCTGGAAGTCACAAGGTATTTACGTGCAGGACTTCCCGTGGAAGACGTCCGCGAAGAGCTCAAAGCACGACTCCCTGGATGCGACCGCGGGGACAGCCACCACTggctacagcagcagcaatttTAGTGGTGTTTGCCCAAAGGGGATCGACTTTGCCGAGCATCTCCGTCATTACTTGATTCAGTGCGGCGTGAGTCTCGCCGCCGCTTTCACTTCACTgaaagcagcggcatcaTTGGCGGGCCCTCTCGGGATCTTCGAGACAGATTTCCTATCCCACATCGACTTCTCCGCTGCAGCCGTGTGGCTTGTCAGCTCCGTCCCTgggacacacgcgcacggcgAGGTTAGTCCCGGCTACCGTGTTGGGTTGTGCCGactggcggaggtgctgcggcgctcgCCGCTGACGATGGCCACAACGCCGGCGTCCGTTGACCTGATCTGGCAGTACAGCTCCCAGGGCTCGCTCAATTCAACCTTTCTGAACACGCTGCAAGCAGCCATGTGCGGAGAGGCGGTGACAGTGATTGAATCTGGCAACGCACCGCGTGGTGTGCGCGACGTGCTGGTGGTTTACCCgacagaagaggaggtgcgaaACAGCTGGGAGGgctggcgaggcggcgggtCGCTTCCGCTGCGCGTGCAGTGCTGCCATGAGTTTGTGAACAACCGCTTGCATCGCTGGGGCAGCCGTGCCGAAGATCACGCGGTAGAACATGGCCTTACACAGCCAGCCAAAGGTGTAGCAGCGCACGCTAGCCGTGAGGACGCCGTGGATGTAGATCAAGCGGACAGTGACCgagacgaggaggcgacggCATCACTAGTGGCCAGCTGCGCGGCCTATCGACAGTTTGCGCTGCCTCATATTAAGTCGTATGCCGCCGTCGCTCCAGACCGCACCTGTGTCCGCTGGTTTCTCCTGACGAGTGCCAATCTTTCCCAGGCGGCGTGGGGTAGCGTAAGTGGAAAAGTGAAGAAACGAGGCTTGTGCCAGCAACTTGTGCGGTCGTACGAGCTAGGCGTGCTCTACGACTCTCATTCTGCCGTTGACCCATCCGTGTGGTTCAGTGTGGTGGCCAAGTCGGGAATTCAACTGCCAACTGCGCACAATTCTCGCCCGATGTTGTACGAGGTGCCGTTCGGCATTGGCCCCCGTGGGGTCTGTCTGTACACCCCCTACAACCTCCTTTACCCGACCCCGTACGCTAGTACTGCCGCGCTGCGAGAGCAAAGGCGCGTATCTGACGAGGGTGAACAGGCGGTGGCATCAGTGGCCCTGGACTGTCGTGATGTGCCGTGGGTACTAGACATGCCCCATCGCGGTAAGGACGCCTACGGCCGCGAGGTTGAGGAGGCGTTTGAGAGTACTGTGCCGCCACCTTTATCGAAGTGGCATCCTTGTATGCATGCCATGACGACGGCATCTCTGCTCCGCGCCAGGGCTCCCTGTAAACGCACACGCGAGGCGTAG